Proteins encoded in a region of the Panthera tigris isolate Pti1 chromosome B2, P.tigris_Pti1_mat1.1, whole genome shotgun sequence genome:
- the RWDD2A gene encoding RWD domain-containing protein 2A isoform X1 codes for MSASMKECLQLQLLEMEMLFSMFPNQGEVKLEDVNVLTNIKRYLEGKREALPPKIEFVITLQIEEPKVKIDLQVTMPHSYPYVALQLFGRSPELDRQQQLLLNKGLTSYIGTFDPGELCVCAAIQWLQDNSASYFLNRKLVYEPSTQAKPVKNTFLRMWIYSHHIYQQDLRKKILDVGKRLDVTGFCMTGKPGIICVEGFKEHCEEFWHTIRYPNWKHISCKHAESVETEGNGEDLRLFHSFEELLLEAHGDYGLRNDYHMNLGQFLEFLKKHKSEHVFQILFGIESKSSDT; via the exons ATGTCCGCTTCAATGAAAGAATGCCTGCAGCTTCAGCTGCTAGAGATGGAAATGCTGTTCTCTATGTTTCCTAACCAAGGAGAAGTAAAACTCGAAGATGTAAATGTCCTGACGAATATAAAGagatatttggaaggaaaaagggaggcacTGCCACCCAAAATCGAATTTGTGATTACACTCCAGATTGAGGAGCCCAAG gtGAAAATTGATTTGCAAGTAACCATGCCTCACAGCTACCCCTATGTAGCATTGCAGCTGTTTGGACGGTCTCCTGAGCTTGACAGACAACAGCAACTACTTCTCAACAAAGGTCTCACTTCTTACATAGGGACTTTTGATCCAGGTGAGCTCTGTGTATGTGCAGCAATCCAGTGGTTACAGGACAACAGTGCCTCCTATTTTCTGAACAGAAAGCTCGTTTATGAACCGTCTACACAAGCAAAGCCAGTCAAGAACACATTCCTCCGGATGTGGATCTACAGTCACCACATATATCAGCAGGACCtaagaaaaaagattttggaTGTTGGGAAAAGGTTAGATGTGACTGGGTTTTGCATGACAGGAAAGCCGGGTATAATCTGTGTGGAGGGCTTCAAGGAGCACTGTGAGGAATTCTGGCACACAATTAGGTATCCCAACTGGAAACACATTTCTTGTAAGCATGCTGAAAGTGTGGAAACGGAAGGAAATGGAGAGGATCTGCgccttttccattcttttgaagAATTACTCCTTGAGGCCCATGGTGACTATGGATTAAGGAATGACTATCACATGAATCTGGGCCAATTCTTAGAATTtctgaaaaaacacaaaagtgaGCATGTTTTCCAGATACTATTTGGTATTGAAAGTAAAAGTTCAGACACCTAG
- the RWDD2A gene encoding RWD domain-containing protein 2A isoform X2 gives MPHSYPYVALQLFGRSPELDRQQQLLLNKGLTSYIGTFDPGELCVCAAIQWLQDNSASYFLNRKLVYEPSTQAKPVKNTFLRMWIYSHHIYQQDLRKKILDVGKRLDVTGFCMTGKPGIICVEGFKEHCEEFWHTIRYPNWKHISCKHAESVETEGNGEDLRLFHSFEELLLEAHGDYGLRNDYHMNLGQFLEFLKKHKSEHVFQILFGIESKSSDT, from the coding sequence ATGCCTCACAGCTACCCCTATGTAGCATTGCAGCTGTTTGGACGGTCTCCTGAGCTTGACAGACAACAGCAACTACTTCTCAACAAAGGTCTCACTTCTTACATAGGGACTTTTGATCCAGGTGAGCTCTGTGTATGTGCAGCAATCCAGTGGTTACAGGACAACAGTGCCTCCTATTTTCTGAACAGAAAGCTCGTTTATGAACCGTCTACACAAGCAAAGCCAGTCAAGAACACATTCCTCCGGATGTGGATCTACAGTCACCACATATATCAGCAGGACCtaagaaaaaagattttggaTGTTGGGAAAAGGTTAGATGTGACTGGGTTTTGCATGACAGGAAAGCCGGGTATAATCTGTGTGGAGGGCTTCAAGGAGCACTGTGAGGAATTCTGGCACACAATTAGGTATCCCAACTGGAAACACATTTCTTGTAAGCATGCTGAAAGTGTGGAAACGGAAGGAAATGGAGAGGATCTGCgccttttccattcttttgaagAATTACTCCTTGAGGCCCATGGTGACTATGGATTAAGGAATGACTATCACATGAATCTGGGCCAATTCTTAGAATTtctgaaaaaacacaaaagtgaGCATGTTTTCCAGATACTATTTGGTATTGAAAGTAAAAGTTCAGACACCTAG